The uncultured Campylobacter sp. genome segment GTATCGCAGAGGACAGCTTGCTGCTCGTGCAAAAAAGCGTCGATCTCGTAAAATCGCTCGTCTATAATCTCGCCAAGCTCATCGCCTTCGTCGCGATCTTGTGGCAGGTCTCGAAGGTGCTGAGATTTGAAATTTTCGGCATGCACTTTGAGATCGAAGGCTTTTTGCTCTACGTAGCACTCCTTTATACGCTGCTTTGCTCGCTGATTACGCATCTCATCGGGCGCAGGCTTAGGAGGCTAAATTTTGCCAAGCAGCGCGCCGAAGCCGACTACCGCTCGGATCTGCTGCTAGTGCGCGAAAATGCAGAAGCCGTAGCCTTTATGCGCGGAGAGGATGCCGAGCGCGACCGCTTTCGCGCGAGCTTCGGCGAGATCATGAGAAACTGGCGCAGCATCATGAATACGGAATTTCGCCTCGAATGTTTTTCCGCAAGCTACCTAAAAATCACGAATTTAATCCCGATCTTTGCCTGCTTGCCGCTGTATTTGTCGCGCGCGATGAGCTTTGGCGACATGATGCAGGCGCGCTCGGCGTTTTACAGCGTGCAGGACGGATTTGCGTGGTTTATGGACTATTACAAGCAGATCATGGAGTGGGCGGCGAGCGTGCAGAGGATTTATGAGTTCATCTCGCGCATGGACGGCGAGAGCGCAAATCTGCGTGCTTGCGTCAAACAAAGCGACGAAAATTCCGCTCGTTGCGAGGGCCTGTCGGTCTTCACGCCTGCGGGCGAGCCGCTGATCGAGGATCTACGCTTCGAGCTTGCGCCCGCGCAGTTTATAATGCTGCGAGGCAAGAGCGGCGCGGGCAAAAGCACGGCTCTGCGCTACGCGGCGGGTCTTTGGAGATACGGCCGTGGCGAGATCAGCCTGCCGCGCACGGGCGTGATGTTTATCCCGCAAAAGCCCTATCTAGCGCCGCTTAGCCTAAAGGAGCTTATCGCTTATCCGCAGCCGCCGCGCGCAGACGACGCGGAATTTTTAGAAATTTTGCGTAGCGTAGGGCTTGAGAAATTTGCTCGCATGCTAAACTCGCGCGCCGATTACGTTAAAATTTTAAGCGGCGGAGAGGCGCAGCGGCTTAGTTTCGCACGTATTCATTACCACAAGCCGAGCTTTGTTTTCGCAGACGAGATCACGTCCGCACTCGATCCGGCCGCAGCGCGCGAGCTGCTACTGGGTCTGCGCGCGGATCTACCGAGCCTCGGCATGCTAGCGATCGTGCATCAAACGGGGCTTGAGGACATATTTGAGCGAACTATAGAGCTTTAAATTCGGCCCTTTAAATTTCACGCCGTAGGGATTTCGCCTTTAAATTCATATCTTTTTAAATCCAGATTTATTAAAATTACTCGTTTATATTAAGCGGCGATGAAATTTAGCCGAGGCGCTCAGGTTCGCATACATGGGCATCGGCACCCGCGCGGCTTAGGCGCTTGCACGCAGTCGGTGTCATAGCACCGCCGTAGGTAAGTATTTACGGCGTAACGAGTAGCTCGGAAGTCGGTCGGCAGTGCGCGATCGCAGTTCTGTACGGAAATTTAAGCTGATAAAATTTAAACGTGAGATAGTCTGCTCAATGCGGGGCATCTCGATAAAATTTAAACCACACGGTGAGCGGTTTAGAAGTCGGTAGACGGCGCGCTAATGAGCGGGCTGCGTAAGCGGTGCGATGCGTGGGCGTCGCGATAAGTCGGTAGCGCGTCGGATGGCGTGTAACACATCAGCGGCGCAGATGGCACGCCGTAGTCGAGAAGCGGAACGGCAATACGTACCTACTCGGCGCCGTATGACATAACCTTCGCTTGGGCAAATCATCATCGTAACGGCGCTACGATCGAAGCGAACAGAACGGCCGCGACGACGGATCGGCAGCGCAAGGCGGCGCGAGCAGCGTAGTCGTGACGGCAGATCGTCGAAGAGCAGTGCAGCGGATACCGCGATAGCATGACAGCGCAGCAAGCAGTAAAACACCGCCGTGCCGCAATATGGCAACCGCGATTGACAGGATGCGTATGTAGGGAAAGCGCAGTGCAAGTAGCGCAAACGCCGCGATACAATGATGGCGACCCACGGAGCGTATAGGTGAAGCAGCGGTGCGGGTGGTGCAATAACGCCGAGGCGATACGAT includes the following:
- a CDS encoding SbmA/BacA-like family transporter, with the protein product MKTLKHFFEILRPHWFGKGAAKLWALLLLALGFSLAIIKISVLMNAWDKRFYDALSELKGELIPALVGEFLLYTALIVLFIVCGSWLRKLLVIVWRERLSAMMEHKWLHNANFYRTSLEGNFSARGGSNLEKSGDANLNERAEYSAAEADSAVLHRDAKRLEILPSTAEQNAAGQSGASENENLNDRSDENFKNSKNAENTKAYLEQDTDGLNECVGSASDRAEYLASEASGTGVNENLNQQREEDFKEYWGRDTGNLNEHAASVRTRAGCPATEADAKGSFKASEDRGIAKLDNPDQRIAEDSLLLVQKSVDLVKSLVYNLAKLIAFVAILWQVSKVLRFEIFGMHFEIEGFLLYVALLYTLLCSLITHLIGRRLRRLNFAKQRAEADYRSDLLLVRENAEAVAFMRGEDAERDRFRASFGEIMRNWRSIMNTEFRLECFSASYLKITNLIPIFACLPLYLSRAMSFGDMMQARSAFYSVQDGFAWFMDYYKQIMEWAASVQRIYEFISRMDGESANLRACVKQSDENSARCEGLSVFTPAGEPLIEDLRFELAPAQFIMLRGKSGAGKSTALRYAAGLWRYGRGEISLPRTGVMFIPQKPYLAPLSLKELIAYPQPPRADDAEFLEILRSVGLEKFARMLNSRADYVKILSGGEAQRLSFARIHYHKPSFVFADEITSALDPAAARELLLGLRADLPSLGMLAIVHQTGLEDIFERTIEL